A single region of the Anguilla rostrata isolate EN2019 chromosome 11, ASM1855537v3, whole genome shotgun sequence genome encodes:
- the LOC135234120 gene encoding uncharacterized protein LOC135234120 isoform X2 — MLGRAYPLTLASTALKWRTIHCRFPAVYCCCIQVAVDKCFSPLQTREMCGPRLDPLRPPLRRRQTASLETPAVHHYNHQRAVVMQQKEYYRFHQAWQRPFYGSRAEKEECRKEVREILKKQMGEKWEARKRQLVNKTQELENLREADHRALSKQREEMSSRAKEMRQYRDENKRLMEQCWRDKAVSRSLEMLRDRELLQYNPLNWSCTLK, encoded by the exons ATGCTAGGAAGGGCATATCCTCTTACACTAGCAAGTACTGCTTTAAAGTGGAGAACAATACATTGTCGCTTTCCAGCCGTTTATTGTTGCTGTATCCAAGTGGCTGTGGATAAATGCTTCTCCCCTTTACAGACCCGTGAAATG TGTGGGCCTCGACTGGACCCGTTGCGTCCTCCTCTACGCCGCAGACAAACAGCCAGTCTGGAGACACCCGCAGTGCATCACTAcaaccaccagagggcagtggTCATGCAGCAAAAAGAGTACTACAG GTTTCACCAGGCATGGCAGAGGCCATTCTATGGTTCTCGGGCAGAGAAAGAGGAATGCAG GAAGGAGGTGCGGGAAATACTGAAAAAGCAGATGGGAGAGAAGTGGGAAGCTCGTAAGCGGCAACTGGTCAATAAAACGCAAGAGCTGGAGAATCTGCGGGAGGCAGACCACCGAGCGCTTTCCAAACAGCGGGAAGAGATGTCCTCCAGGGCCAAAGAGATGAGGCAGTACCGAGATGAGAACAAGAGG CTGATGGAGCAGTGCTGGAGGGACAAGGCAGTCAGCCGGTCTCTGGAGATGCTGAGAGATAGGGAACTCCTTCAGTACAACCCTCTAAACTGGAGCTGCACCCTTAAATAA
- the LOC135234120 gene encoding uncharacterized protein LOC135234120 isoform X1 — translation MRLPGVSVPSTPVSFIRATPIQRQRYMVTPLALPVICPATVPLSVNQVRAALQLSAGSLFHKSGVCGPRLDPLRPPLRRRQTASLETPAVHHYNHQRAVVMQQKEYYRFHQAWQRPFYGSRAEKEECRKEVREILKKQMGEKWEARKRQLVNKTQELENLREADHRALSKQREEMSSRAKEMRQYRDENKRLMEQCWRDKAVSRSLEMLRDRELLQYNPLNWSCTLK, via the exons ATGAGGCTAC CTGGAGTCTCTGTTCCCTCTACACCTGTCTCCTTCATCCGCGCCACCCCCATTCAACGTCAACGCTACATGGTCACACCCCTCGCTTTACCCGTAATCTGTCCGGCTACTGTCCCACTCTCGGTCAACCAGGTGCGTGCGGCGTTGCAGCTATCAGCTGGCTCCTTATTTCACAAGAGTGGGGTG TGTGGGCCTCGACTGGACCCGTTGCGTCCTCCTCTACGCCGCAGACAAACAGCCAGTCTGGAGACACCCGCAGTGCATCACTAcaaccaccagagggcagtggTCATGCAGCAAAAAGAGTACTACAG GTTTCACCAGGCATGGCAGAGGCCATTCTATGGTTCTCGGGCAGAGAAAGAGGAATGCAG GAAGGAGGTGCGGGAAATACTGAAAAAGCAGATGGGAGAGAAGTGGGAAGCTCGTAAGCGGCAACTGGTCAATAAAACGCAAGAGCTGGAGAATCTGCGGGAGGCAGACCACCGAGCGCTTTCCAAACAGCGGGAAGAGATGTCCTCCAGGGCCAAAGAGATGAGGCAGTACCGAGATGAGAACAAGAGG CTGATGGAGCAGTGCTGGAGGGACAAGGCAGTCAGCCGGTCTCTGGAGATGCTGAGAGATAGGGAACTCCTTCAGTACAACCCTCTAAACTGGAGCTGCACCCTTAAATAA
- the LOC135234118 gene encoding protein disulfide isomerase Creld1 isoform X2, with the protein MWSPRPLLLAVVLCSVLSVVRVKTAPCQACRKLTENFMKGLERTANKNFGGGNTAWEEEKLAKYARSETRLLEIVESACESSDFDCNRLLEQIEDQVETWWFHRQEEAPDLFEWLCIDELRLCCPPGRFGPDCAECPVGPGGVCGGLGRCEGEGTRLGGGECVCDPGYSGQLCQDCAHGYYREKTSNHTQPSCSACYHACKKCSGPEDYKCLDCKPGWSLHDHKCVDIDECGTELARCPSNTYCFNTDGSYECRGCDQACVGCMGSGPARCKKCSRGYRLTGAKCLDVDECTERAIACPGLNEVCVNEEGSFRCECAEGYQRKDSICVENLPPSGPEKGLFEDMTDDEVLVLQQMFFGVVICALATLAAKGDMVFTAIFIGGVAAMAGYWLSEKGDRMLDGFLRGR; encoded by the exons ATGTGGTCACCAAGGCCCCTCCTACTGGCTGTAGTACTGTGCTCAGTGCTCTCTGTGGTGCGTGTAAAGACCGCCCCCTGCCAAGCCTGTCGCAAACTCACAGAGAACTTCATGAAG GGTCTGGAACGAACGGCCAATAAGAACTTTGGGGGTGGGAACACGGcatgggaggaggagaaactGGCCAAATATGCACGCAG TGAGACCCGGCTGCTGGAGATTGTGGAGTCGGCATGTGAGAGCTCAGACTTTGATTGCAACAGACTACTGGAGCAGATCGAGGACCAGGTGGAGACATGGTGGTTCCACAG ACAGGAAGAGGCACCAGATTTGTTTGAGTGGTTATGCATTGATGAACTCAGGCTGTGTTGTCCACCAGGGAGATTTGGACCTGATTGTGCTG agtGTCCTGTGGGGcctggtggggtgtgtggtggtcTGGGGCgttgtgagggggaggggacacGCCTGGGGGGCGGAGAATGCGTCTGTGACCCAGGCTACTCTGGCCAGCTGTGCCAGGACTGTGCACATGGCTACTATAGAGAAAAGACCTCCAATCACACGCAGCCTTCCTGTTCAG CATGCTACCATGCCTGTAAGAAGTGCTCCGGGCCAGAGGACTACAAATGCCTGGACTGCAAGCCAGGCTGGTCTCTTCATGACCACAAGTGTGTGG ACATCGATGAGTGTGGTACAGAACTGGCTCGATGTCCCTCCAACACATACTGCTTTAACACAGATGGCTCCTACGAATGCAGAG GCTGTGACCAGGCCTGCGTGGGCTGCATGGGCAGTGGTCCAGCCCGTTGCAAGAAGTGTTCCCGTGGCTACAGACTGACAGGAGCCAAGTGCCTGG atgtgGATGAGTGCACTGAGCGAGCGATTGCATGTCCTGGTCTGAATGAGGTCTGTGTTAATGAGGAGGGGTCCTTCCGCTGTGAGTGTGCGGAGGGGTACCAGCGCAAGGACAGCATCTGCGTAGAGAACCTGCCCCCTT cggGCCCAGAGAAAGGCCTTTTTGAGGACATGACGGATGATGAGGTGCTGGTTCTGCAGCAGATGTTCTTCGGCGTGGTGATCTGCGCCCTGGCCACGCTGGCTGCCAAGGGGGACATGGTCTTTACCGCCATCTTCATCGGGGGCGTGGCCGCCATGGCCGGATACTGGCTGTCGGAGAAAGGGGACCGCATGCTGGACGGATTTCTGCGGGGACGCTAG
- the LOC135234120 gene encoding uncharacterized protein LOC135234120 isoform X3, which produces MRLPGVSVPSTPVSFIRATPIQRQRYMVTPLALPVICPATVPLSVNQCGPRLDPLRPPLRRRQTASLETPAVHHYNHQRAVVMQQKEYYRFHQAWQRPFYGSRAEKEECRKEVREILKKQMGEKWEARKRQLVNKTQELENLREADHRALSKQREEMSSRAKEMRQYRDENKRLMEQCWRDKAVSRSLEMLRDRELLQYNPLNWSCTLK; this is translated from the exons ATGAGGCTAC CTGGAGTCTCTGTTCCCTCTACACCTGTCTCCTTCATCCGCGCCACCCCCATTCAACGTCAACGCTACATGGTCACACCCCTCGCTTTACCCGTAATCTGTCCGGCTACTGTCCCACTCTCGGTCAACCAG TGTGGGCCTCGACTGGACCCGTTGCGTCCTCCTCTACGCCGCAGACAAACAGCCAGTCTGGAGACACCCGCAGTGCATCACTAcaaccaccagagggcagtggTCATGCAGCAAAAAGAGTACTACAG GTTTCACCAGGCATGGCAGAGGCCATTCTATGGTTCTCGGGCAGAGAAAGAGGAATGCAG GAAGGAGGTGCGGGAAATACTGAAAAAGCAGATGGGAGAGAAGTGGGAAGCTCGTAAGCGGCAACTGGTCAATAAAACGCAAGAGCTGGAGAATCTGCGGGAGGCAGACCACCGAGCGCTTTCCAAACAGCGGGAAGAGATGTCCTCCAGGGCCAAAGAGATGAGGCAGTACCGAGATGAGAACAAGAGG CTGATGGAGCAGTGCTGGAGGGACAAGGCAGTCAGCCGGTCTCTGGAGATGCTGAGAGATAGGGAACTCCTTCAGTACAACCCTCTAAACTGGAGCTGCACCCTTAAATAA
- the wu:fl23c11 gene encoding interleukin-17 receptor C encodes MEKCVPQVEGSMAHLLKLGGVLLSFSLCATAVVLQKIEYDQNPQLTCAQGLTDCRVEAEDLFGHDSDVDVSRLDLKALLCCSRGSDCRPCIQIRIYLTVTALYDDQELSGYQVDEESKEREEEWGSGEHMLPSQTEASINVCYTVPSFLNECKTLKFTLPPRAMEDHKSGMWLSLVVSDKLLFGSPVFVTAKSTHENVTLPAENDVCSRALKRIVNECNVPRLLTVIDREKGVATLQLDEEDMNYSFPMGLCQIYAERGDCRYQQLNSTSKKIMIPLHSVTPCLCFQVWWIKDNALRVNSCPFVNYTEFLKNMWDNVSVSVDPVPTNGNDTVLSWTLSAPCRVEAELWLCRMGKGGAGQGCGEVEGSRLRLQDRILTDWQVNSQGHWIKGEFGNTDPHPSLCVLGKVQGMSSELGPLCPFAGSAPKGHWSLTILVSVLILCLAILGAYLLQSSLKGWVWKCFKDEDIRGAVGGGQVVLLYPPDPDQALPGLVCRLGSSLSALGFSVSLDLWSRGELSILGPVPWLHSRLDRLQRHGGKVVLILTRAALERAEEWGRWGRDRDGICGNGKDSEEQEEFSSHCSPYADVFSASLSCVLADYLQGRAGERFVLAQFESLPPLPLGNGQPLPELFRGLPLFSLPSQSLGFLTELAVARGGPSRRRRAGGLRAASRALAVGLRGFGSSGGFRLPGFSPGSAAAGVEDLWETVPLQPCHTPPPSSPSSSPKSGNVAWV; translated from the exons ATGGAAAAGTGTGTTCCACAGGTGGAGGGGTCCATGGCTCACCTGCTGAAGCTTGGTGGGGTGCTCCTATCATTCAGCCTGTGTGCTACGGCTGTGGTCCTGCAAAAGATTGAGTATGACCAGAATCCTCAACTTACCTGTGCACAG GGCCTCACAGACTGCAGAGTGGAAG CTGAGGACCTGTTTGGACATGACTCAGATGTGGATGTCAGTAGACTGGACCTCAAGGCATTGCTGTGCTGCAGTAGGGGCAGTGACTGCAGGCCTTGCATACAGATCCGTATTTACCTCACTGTCACAG CACTCTATGATGACCAGGAGCTGTCAGGTTACCAGGTGGATGAAGAAAGCAAAGAGCGAGAGGAGGAATGGGGAAGTGGCGAGCATATGCTCCCCAGCCAGACAG AAGCCTCAATAAATGTGTGTTACACTGTCCCAAGCTTTTTAAATGAGTGCAAGACACTAAAGTTCACACTGCCCCCTCGTGCCATGGAGGACCATAAGTCTGGG ATGTGGCTGTCACTGGTGGTATCTGATAAGTTGTTGTTTGGAAGTCCTGTGTTTGTTACTGCCAAATCCACCCATGAGAACGTCACGCTGCCCGCTGAAAACGATG tgTGTTCCCGAGCCCTAAAGAGAATtgtgaatgaatgtaatg TGCCCAGACTGCTCACTGTCATTGACCGAGAGAAGGGTGTGGCCACACTGCAATTGGATGAGGAGGACATGAACTACTCTTTCCCAATGGGATTGTGTCAGATATATGCAGAGAGGGGAGACTGCAGATACCAACAATTG AACTCAACAAGCAAGAAGATTATGATTCCGCTGCACTCTGTCACTCCCTGCCTGTGCTTTCAG GTGTGGTGGATAAAAGATAATGCGCTGCGTGTGAACAGCTGTCCCTTTGTGAACTACACAG AGTTCCTCAAGAACATGTGGGACAACGTATCAGTGTCCGTGGATCCCGTGCCGACAAACGGCAATGACACGGTCCTGTCCTGGACCCTGAGTGCCCCCTGCAGGGTTGAAGCTGAACTGTGGCTGTGCAGAATGGGAAAGGGAGGGGCCGGGCAGGGGTGCGGAGAGGTCGAGGGCTCCAGGCTGCGACTGCAGGACCGCATACTGACAGACTGGCAAGTGAACAGTCAAGGGCACTGG ATAAAAGGAGAATTTGGCAATACGGATCCTCATCCTTCGCTGTGTGTACTG GGAAAGGTGCAAGGAATGAGCAGTGAGCTGGGCCCTTTGTGTCCCTTTGCAg GTTCAGCTCCAAAAGGTCACTGGAGCCTGACAATTCTGGTCAGTGTGCTGATACTCTGTCTGGCGATCCTGGGCGCCTACCTGCTGCAGAGCAGTCTTAAAG GTTGGGTGTGGAAGTGTTTCAAAGATGAGGACATAAGGG GTGCAGTTGGGGGTGGGCAAGTTGTGCTGCTGTACCCCCCAGACCCGGACCAGGCCCTCCCCGGGCTGGTGTGCAGGCTGGGCTCTTCCCTGTCGGCTCTGGGCTTCAGCGTGTCTCTGGACCTGTGGAGCCGGGGGGAGCTGAGCATACTGGGGCCCGTGCCCTGGCTGCACTCCCGGCTGGACCGGCTGCAGCGGCACGGGGGCAAAGTGGTTCTGATCCTGACACGCGCGGCACTGGAGAGGGCGGAGGAGTGGGGGCGTTGGGGCAGGGACAGGGATGGGATCTGTGGAAACGGGAAAGACAGTGAAGAACAGGAGGAGTTCAGCTCCCACTGCTCCCCTTACGCCGACGTCTTCAGCGCGTCGCTGAGCTGCGTTCTGGCGGACTACCTGCAGGGCCGCGCTGGGGAGCGCTTTGTCCTGGCGCAGTTTGagtctcttccccccctccccctggggaACGGGCAGCCACTGCCCGAGCTCTTCAGGGGCCTGCCGCTCTTCAGCCTTCCCTCTCAGAGCCTGGGCTTCCTGACCGAGCTGGCGGTGGCCCGCGGGGGGCCCAGTCGGCGGCGCCGGGCGGGGGGGTTACGGGCGGCCTCGCGGGCGCTGGCAGTGGGGCTCCGGGGTTTCGGGAGCTCAGGGGGTTTCCGGCTACCGGGGTTCTCCCCGGGCAGTGCTGCTGCAGGGGTGGAGGACCTGTGGGAGACTGTGCCCCTACAGCCATGCCACACACCACCGCCATCCAGCCCCAGCTCCAGCCCCAAGTCTGGAAATGTGGCCTGGGtgtag
- the LOC135234118 gene encoding protein disulfide isomerase Creld1 isoform X1 — MMWSPRPLLLAVVLCSVLSVVRVKTAPCQACRKLTENFMKGLERTANKNFGGGNTAWEEEKLAKYARSETRLLEIVESACESSDFDCNRLLEQIEDQVETWWFHRQEEAPDLFEWLCIDELRLCCPPGRFGPDCAECPVGPGGVCGGLGRCEGEGTRLGGGECVCDPGYSGQLCQDCAHGYYREKTSNHTQPSCSACYHACKKCSGPEDYKCLDCKPGWSLHDHKCVDIDECGTELARCPSNTYCFNTDGSYECRGCDQACVGCMGSGPARCKKCSRGYRLTGAKCLDVDECTERAIACPGLNEVCVNEEGSFRCECAEGYQRKDSICVENLPPSGPEKGLFEDMTDDEVLVLQQMFFGVVICALATLAAKGDMVFTAIFIGGVAAMAGYWLSEKGDRMLDGFLRGR; from the exons A TGATGTGGTCACCAAGGCCCCTCCTACTGGCTGTAGTACTGTGCTCAGTGCTCTCTGTGGTGCGTGTAAAGACCGCCCCCTGCCAAGCCTGTCGCAAACTCACAGAGAACTTCATGAAG GGTCTGGAACGAACGGCCAATAAGAACTTTGGGGGTGGGAACACGGcatgggaggaggagaaactGGCCAAATATGCACGCAG TGAGACCCGGCTGCTGGAGATTGTGGAGTCGGCATGTGAGAGCTCAGACTTTGATTGCAACAGACTACTGGAGCAGATCGAGGACCAGGTGGAGACATGGTGGTTCCACAG ACAGGAAGAGGCACCAGATTTGTTTGAGTGGTTATGCATTGATGAACTCAGGCTGTGTTGTCCACCAGGGAGATTTGGACCTGATTGTGCTG agtGTCCTGTGGGGcctggtggggtgtgtggtggtcTGGGGCgttgtgagggggaggggacacGCCTGGGGGGCGGAGAATGCGTCTGTGACCCAGGCTACTCTGGCCAGCTGTGCCAGGACTGTGCACATGGCTACTATAGAGAAAAGACCTCCAATCACACGCAGCCTTCCTGTTCAG CATGCTACCATGCCTGTAAGAAGTGCTCCGGGCCAGAGGACTACAAATGCCTGGACTGCAAGCCAGGCTGGTCTCTTCATGACCACAAGTGTGTGG ACATCGATGAGTGTGGTACAGAACTGGCTCGATGTCCCTCCAACACATACTGCTTTAACACAGATGGCTCCTACGAATGCAGAG GCTGTGACCAGGCCTGCGTGGGCTGCATGGGCAGTGGTCCAGCCCGTTGCAAGAAGTGTTCCCGTGGCTACAGACTGACAGGAGCCAAGTGCCTGG atgtgGATGAGTGCACTGAGCGAGCGATTGCATGTCCTGGTCTGAATGAGGTCTGTGTTAATGAGGAGGGGTCCTTCCGCTGTGAGTGTGCGGAGGGGTACCAGCGCAAGGACAGCATCTGCGTAGAGAACCTGCCCCCTT cggGCCCAGAGAAAGGCCTTTTTGAGGACATGACGGATGATGAGGTGCTGGTTCTGCAGCAGATGTTCTTCGGCGTGGTGATCTGCGCCCTGGCCACGCTGGCTGCCAAGGGGGACATGGTCTTTACCGCCATCTTCATCGGGGGCGTGGCCGCCATGGCCGGATACTGGCTGTCGGAGAAAGGGGACCGCATGCTGGACGGATTTCTGCGGGGACGCTAG
- the mbd4 gene encoding methyl-CpG-binding domain protein 4, with amino-acid sequence MLTEASDSKRWTELKEAADTCAASLNTTASDAVCIETTGPCRQAACAEGEAQKPERLETDQPRTVPLGWIKIVKQRKTGKTAGKMDVYIISPQGQKFRSRSALKDFLHKNEDLSLCLADFDFTVNSSCTMACETERKVWHSKHWESMGKTSSSTHSSDLSVTEDTANSVCGLPSAKARQTEEATAAEETSRGRDAGQKNDSGVGVRQNRKRPACTDLKADLTSGTDESAMTGQFLSVILEGRERCGPAACDTEKSPQRNGLLRDKLLRRAQVEDPELRSSQTPSNHLETSVTERPLPELPVRTTVTEPPLESETETETDTAANSTSETLPEGQLSPGQGKGCSTPGKRLQSSPGFKAQIEKRKTSPYFSGKLAKEAPSPPRRKAFKKWTPPRSPFNLVQETLFHDPWKLLIATIFLNKTSGKMAIPVLWEFFDRYSSPEVTRQSDWKPIAELLKPLGLNELRAKTIIRFSDEYVNKQWRYPIELHGIGKYGNDSYRIFCIGEWRQVSPQDHKLNKYHDWLWENQEKLGI; translated from the exons ATGCTGACTGAGGCCAGTGATTCAAAGAGATGGACTGAGCTGAAGGAGGCAGCAGATACATGCGCAGCTTCTCTGAATACCACTGCGTCTGACGCCGTCTGCATTGAAACCACTGGGCCCTGCCGTCAAGCAGCATGTGCAGAGGGCGAGGCACAGAAACCGGAACGTCTGGAAACGGACCAGCCTCGCACTGTCCCACTGGGCTGGATAAAAATAGTGAAGCAGCGAAAAACAGGGAAAACTGCCGGCAAAATGGATGTGTACATAATAAG TCCCCAGGGTCAAAAATTCAGGTCGAGGTCAGCGCTGAAGGATTTTCTTCACAAGAATGAAGATTTGAGCCTATGTTTGGCTGACTTTGACTTCACAGTGAACAGCAGCTGCACCATGGcatgtgagacagagagaaaagttTGGCATTCGAAGCACTGGGAAAGCATGGGCAAAACCTCGTCAAGCACTCACTCATCGGACCTCTCTGTCACAGAGGACACAGCAAACAGTGTTTGCGGCCTACCTTCAGCAAAAGCAAGACAGACCGAAGAAGCCACAGCAGCCGAGGAGACGAGTAGAGGCAGAGATGCTGGTCAGAAGAACGACAGTGGTGTAGGGGTCAGGCAGAACAGGAAACGGCCTGCTTGCACTGACCTTAAAGCAGACCTCACTTCTGGCACAGATGAGAGTGCCATGACAGGGCAGTTTCTCAGTGTGATCCTGGAGGGAAGGGAAAGATGTGGCCCAGCAGCATGTGACACTGAAAAGAGTCCCCAGAGAAACGGGCTGCTGAGGGACAAATTACTCAGGCGGGCCCAAGTCGAGGATCCAGAGCTCCGCAGTAGTCAAACCCCCTCTAATCATTTAGAGACATCAGTGACTGAGAGGCCTCTCCCAGAACTCCCTGTCAGAACCACGGTGACAGAGCCTCCATTGGAGAGTGAGACTGAAACTgagacagacactgcagccaactCCACGTCTGAGACACTACCTGAAGGCCAGCTCTCTCCTGGTCAAGGCAAGGGCTGCTCTACTCCAGGAAAACGACTGCAGAGCA GCCCTGGATTCAAGGCACAGAttgagaaaaggaaaacaagccCCTACTTCAGTGGGAAGTTGGCTAAAGAAG CTCCAAGTCCTCCCAGACGCAAGGCCTTTAAGAAGTGGACCCCACCACGTTCCCCTTTCAACCTGGTACAGGAAACTCTCTTCCATGACCCCTGGAAACTCCTGATTGCCACCATCTTCCTCAACAAGACCAGTG GTAAGATGGCTATCCCAGTGCTATGGGAGTTTTTTGATCGCTACTCATCTCCTGAAGTGACCCGTCAGAGCGACTGGAAGCCTATAGCTGAGCTCCTGAAACCTCTTGGCCTGAATGAGCTAAGGGCCAAAACCATCATCAGGTTTTCTG ATGAATATGTAAACAAGCAGTGGCGCTACCCTATCGAGCTGCATGGCATCGGAAAGTATGGAAATGACTCCTACAGAATCTTTTGCATTGGGGAGTGGAGGCAG GTCAGCCCTCAAGATCACAAGCTGAACAAGTACCATGACTGGCTGTGGGAGAATCAAGAGAAACTGGGAATCTAA